Proteins from a genomic interval of Pseudomonas silesiensis:
- a CDS encoding cold-shock protein: protein MSNRQTGTVKWFNDEKGFGFITPQGGGDDLFVHFKAIESDGFKSLKEGQTVSFVAEKGQKGMQAAQVRPE from the coding sequence ATGTCTAATCGCCAAACCGGCACCGTTAAATGGTTCAACGATGAAAAAGGCTTCGGCTTCATCACTCCTCAAGGTGGCGGTGACGACCTGTTCGTACACTTCAAAGCTATCGAAAGCGACGGTTTCAAAAGCCTGAAAGAAGGCCAGACCGTTTCCTTCGTGGCTGAGAAAGGCCAAAAGGGTATGCAAGCTGCACAAGTCCGCCCAGAGTAA
- a CDS encoding I78 family peptidase inhibitor — MPWKLASLGTLLAAAMLAGCSTTSTESTTDPVTTSDTGHSRCEAKAAEFTIGKKASPELLEQARTRAGAQNARFLLPTDMVTLEYRSDRLNLNTDASRVVTRVNCG; from the coding sequence ATGCCTTGGAAGCTCGCGTCATTGGGTACTTTGCTGGCCGCAGCGATGTTGGCCGGTTGCAGCACTACCTCCACCGAGTCGACAACAGACCCTGTCACCACCTCTGACACGGGACACAGCCGTTGTGAGGCAAAAGCTGCCGAATTCACCATAGGCAAAAAGGCTTCGCCCGAACTGCTGGAACAGGCACGCACCCGTGCAGGCGCACAGAATGCCCGGTTCCTCCTGCCCACCGACATGGTGACCCTGGAGTACCGCTCCGATCGCCTGAACCTGAACACCGACGCCAGCCGGGTGGTCACCCGCGTCAACTGCGGCTGA